From a single Labrenzia sp. PHM005 genomic region:
- a CDS encoding peptidase P60, which produces MRSSVTRDDILVATRSWIGTPYVHQASCKGAGCDCLGLLRGVWRDLFGSEPEHPPPYTPDWAERHRAETLRDAAGRHLVEIEIADAKAGDVLLFAFKEHLPAKHCALLTTNISDPVAKIIHAHENLPVAEVALFDGWRRKIRFAFQFPGGV; this is translated from the coding sequence ATGAGATCTTCTGTCACCCGAGATGACATCCTGGTTGCTACCCGTTCCTGGATCGGAACGCCTTATGTGCATCAGGCCAGTTGCAAGGGGGCCGGCTGCGATTGCCTTGGTCTCTTGCGCGGTGTCTGGCGGGATCTCTTTGGCAGCGAACCGGAACACCCACCGCCCTATACGCCTGACTGGGCGGAGCGCCACCGAGCTGAAACCTTGCGGGACGCTGCAGGCCGTCATCTGGTGGAGATCGAGATTGCAGACGCAAAGGCCGGAGATGTTCTTCTCTTTGCCTTCAAGGAACACCTGCCTGCCAAACACTGCGCACTGCTGACTACAAACATCAGCGATCCGGTGGCAAAAATCATCCATGCCCATGAGAACCTGCCCGTTGCTGAGGTAGCGTTGTTCGACGGTTGGCGTAGAAAAATCCGCTTTGCCTTCCAGTTTCCAGGGGGTGTGTGA
- a CDS encoding NAD(P)/FAD-dependent oxidoreductase: MSKLLTPDICVIGAGSGGLSVAAAAAAFGVEVVLIEKGKMGGDCLNYGCVPSKALLAAGKAVKNVQKAARFGVPFEEPDVDFAKANDHVQKVIAAIEPHDSQERFEGLGVTVLREAAEFTAPDVVVAGDHEIRARRIVIATGSTALVPPIPGLDQVPYLTNETLFTLRETPEHLGIIGGGPIGLEMAQAHRRLGSKVTVFEAQTALGKDDPELAGVVLDTLKSEGVEIFEKTAVEKVEGFDDGVLITARSEDGELVTRAVSHMLVAAGRAPNVERLGLEAAHVSYSHKGITVDHGLRTSNKKIYAIGDVAGGLQFTHVAGHQAGLVIRSILFRLPVKMQTDIVPWVTYTSPELGHIGLTEAEARARHGKKVKVLSAAYAGNDRAQAEGEIIGKLKLIAGPGGRLLGADIVGAQAGEVINLLSLAISKKMTMKDLAGFIAPYPTLGELVRRAAISYYADAPKNAWLRRGIGLLRKFG, encoded by the coding sequence ATGTCGAAGCTGCTGACCCCGGATATTTGTGTCATTGGTGCTGGATCAGGTGGACTATCTGTCGCTGCCGCTGCTGCTGCATTTGGCGTTGAGGTTGTCCTGATTGAAAAGGGAAAAATGGGTGGTGACTGCCTGAACTACGGGTGTGTCCCGTCCAAAGCGCTCCTGGCGGCAGGCAAAGCTGTCAAGAATGTTCAAAAAGCGGCCAGGTTTGGTGTTCCATTTGAAGAACCGGATGTGGATTTCGCCAAAGCCAATGATCATGTGCAGAAAGTCATCGCGGCGATTGAGCCACATGATTCTCAAGAACGTTTTGAAGGGCTTGGCGTTACCGTGCTTCGGGAGGCTGCCGAATTCACTGCACCTGATGTGGTGGTGGCAGGGGACCATGAGATCCGCGCCCGGCGAATTGTGATCGCGACTGGATCAACGGCTCTTGTTCCACCAATTCCTGGCCTTGATCAGGTGCCGTATCTGACCAACGAAACACTGTTCACCTTGCGTGAGACGCCAGAACATCTCGGGATCATTGGTGGTGGACCTATCGGTTTGGAAATGGCGCAGGCGCATCGGCGCTTAGGCTCAAAAGTGACCGTTTTCGAAGCGCAAACCGCACTCGGCAAGGATGATCCAGAACTGGCAGGTGTCGTGCTGGACACTTTGAAAAGCGAAGGTGTCGAAATTTTTGAAAAAACAGCGGTTGAGAAGGTCGAAGGCTTCGATGACGGGGTTCTTATAACGGCCCGGTCAGAGGACGGCGAACTAGTCACCAGAGCTGTCAGCCATATGCTTGTGGCAGCCGGACGAGCGCCCAATGTTGAGCGGCTGGGTCTTGAGGCCGCCCATGTCTCCTACTCCCACAAGGGCATCACCGTTGATCATGGCCTGCGCACGTCCAACAAGAAGATCTATGCCATCGGTGATGTTGCGGGCGGGCTTCAATTTACCCATGTCGCAGGTCATCAGGCGGGCCTTGTTATTCGTTCGATCCTGTTCCGGCTGCCGGTCAAAATGCAAACAGATATCGTGCCCTGGGTGACGTATACCTCACCCGAATTGGGCCACATTGGGCTGACCGAGGCAGAAGCCAGAGCGCGGCATGGCAAAAAGGTCAAGGTCCTGAGCGCGGCCTATGCCGGAAATGACCGCGCACAAGCGGAAGGCGAAATCATCGGCAAACTCAAGCTGATCGCCGGACCGGGCGGACGGCTTTTGGGAGCAGATATTGTCGGAGCTCAAGCCGGTGAAGTCATCAATCTTCTGTCTCTGGCGATTTCAAAAAAGATGACCATGAAAGATCTTGCCGGGTTTATTGCACCTTATCCGACGCTCGGTGAACTGGTGCGCCGGGCTGCAATTTCATACTATGCGGATGCGCCGAAAAATGCTTGGCTACGTCGTGGAATCGGTTTGTTGCGTAAGTTTGGATAA
- a CDS encoding glycoside hydrolase/phage tail family protein — MATLVLGAAATAFSGAIGAGAFTSTLISGAATVAGAYADNLLVSAMTPTRNTSVNGPRIGDLRLQTSTEGAPLPDAFGRLRLAGQVIWSTRLRMEVSTSTQKVGGKGAGGGQKVTTTTYLYYGNFAIGICEGPIVGIGRVWADGKLLDRSTLPHRVYRGTDDQQPDPLIETKEGAAPAYRGTAYIVFEDLQLEGFGNRIPQFEFEVFRRLGGVEEDVQGMVVIPGAGEWVYADEPVRKVNPDIEGASEAENTNNQVGGTDWAVALDNLSFTCPNVKSVLLVVAWFGTDLRCGHCQIRPGVEFGTGKDTTPLTWSVHSDLRETALEISRDPLDPTRPVYGGTPSDQTVVQAIRDLKARGYDVIFYPFILMDVPPGNGLSDPYGGAEQAAYPWRGRITCDPAAGQPGTVDKTATAGAQVDALFGTAAPGHISLSVDAATDAVACSYSGPAEWSLRRMVLHYAKLCAAVNVIDPGAIKTFVIGSEMVGLTQIRSSSSAYPAVSQLVSLASDCKSVLGGGVDITYAADWTEYRGHDPADGSGDFFFHLDPLWSSPSIDAVAIDNYMKLSDWRDGRTHLDFLDGTKSIYSKSYLASNVEGGEDYDWYYASPADRDAQVRTPITDGSGKPWVYRTKDFRNWWLNSHYDRPGGVESGVATEWVPQSKPVMFTEYGFPSVDKATNQPNVFVDPKSSESAWPYYSVQERDDLIQRRGIQALLDYWDPASGNNTISAVYGAPMLDLERSHLWTWDARPYPSFPYYLNVWSDGNNWPYGHWVQGKFGVVELADLIKHICAQVGFTAVDVSLLEATVTGWLRPDLASPRDQIEVLAQLYRFDAVESEGLIKFIPRGLAPEDEIEAKDLAAPDRQNADWSITRAQETDLPVRAMLVYWDAEGDYRQTSSAAGRLVASSDRVTRLSAPAVIDPGIAGGMIEDWLYGEWAGREQAGFALPPSLIRFDPADVVSVEIAARARDMRLSRIVDGGARHCEAVSVETSRYRPTRTDPPPPPAPPPPIPTYGDAVLEVLDLPVIEETQIEHRPWLASFADPWAGVTVLEGSRIVGQVVAQATLGITSTDLYSGTPYRFDRANSVTVKLSHGTLASASEETLLAGPENALAIRNGDGDWEILQFAEAELVAPQTWQLSTLLRGRRGTEHAMRDPVPAGSRVVLLDEALTQVDVPLSDRGIPRIWDFGPSPLQSTDPTFKSRSNSFEAVALKPFAPVHLRGQRDLTGNLTISWIRRTRRNGTWANGSDVPLHEDSERYDLEILSGSTVVRTITGLAAPSHTYTAADQAANFGSVQASVQVRVTQISGTVGRGIPTEKNL, encoded by the coding sequence ATGGCAACGCTGGTGCTCGGAGCTGCGGCCACGGCCTTTTCTGGTGCAATCGGCGCCGGAGCCTTTACCTCGACACTGATCTCAGGCGCGGCAACGGTCGCCGGCGCCTATGCCGACAACCTGCTGGTCTCGGCGATGACGCCCACCAGGAACACCTCCGTCAATGGCCCGCGCATTGGCGATCTGCGTCTGCAAACCTCCACCGAGGGTGCACCGCTGCCGGATGCCTTTGGCCGTTTGCGGCTGGCCGGTCAGGTCATCTGGTCCACCCGGCTGCGGATGGAAGTTTCGACTTCGACCCAAAAAGTTGGCGGCAAGGGTGCCGGTGGCGGCCAGAAGGTCACCACGACCACTTATCTTTATTATGGAAACTTCGCGATCGGGATCTGCGAAGGCCCCATTGTTGGGATCGGCCGGGTCTGGGCCGATGGCAAACTTCTGGACCGGTCCACCTTGCCCCACCGGGTTTACCGGGGAACGGACGATCAGCAGCCGGATCCGCTCATTGAAACCAAGGAAGGAGCGGCGCCCGCCTATCGCGGCACGGCCTATATCGTCTTTGAAGACCTTCAGCTGGAAGGCTTTGGAAATCGGATCCCGCAATTCGAGTTTGAAGTCTTCCGGCGCCTCGGCGGGGTGGAAGAAGACGTTCAAGGGATGGTCGTCATTCCGGGCGCCGGGGAATGGGTTTATGCAGATGAACCGGTGCGCAAAGTCAATCCGGACATCGAAGGCGCCAGTGAGGCTGAAAACACCAACAATCAGGTGGGCGGCACCGATTGGGCGGTGGCGCTCGACAATCTCTCCTTCACCTGCCCGAATGTGAAATCCGTGTTGCTGGTCGTCGCCTGGTTCGGCACAGATCTAAGATGCGGCCACTGCCAGATAAGGCCGGGTGTTGAGTTCGGAACAGGCAAGGACACCACACCGCTGACCTGGTCGGTGCATTCCGACCTTCGCGAGACGGCCCTTGAGATCTCCAGAGACCCGCTCGATCCGACTCGGCCTGTTTATGGCGGGACACCGTCGGATCAGACCGTGGTCCAAGCCATTCGCGATCTGAAGGCCCGCGGTTATGATGTCATCTTTTATCCCTTCATCTTGATGGACGTGCCGCCCGGCAATGGGCTGTCGGATCCTTATGGCGGCGCAGAACAGGCAGCCTATCCCTGGCGTGGGCGCATTACCTGTGATCCGGCAGCGGGTCAGCCGGGAACTGTCGATAAAACCGCAACAGCGGGAGCACAGGTCGATGCACTGTTTGGGACAGCGGCTCCCGGCCATATCAGCCTGTCGGTCGATGCGGCGACGGACGCGGTTGCCTGCAGTTATTCCGGTCCGGCCGAATGGTCCTTGCGGCGCATGGTGCTGCATTACGCCAAGCTCTGCGCGGCGGTGAACGTCATCGATCCGGGAGCGATAAAAACCTTTGTCATCGGTTCGGAAATGGTCGGCCTGACGCAGATCCGGAGTTCTTCCTCGGCCTATCCGGCTGTGAGCCAGCTGGTCAGCCTCGCAAGCGATTGCAAATCGGTCCTGGGCGGCGGTGTCGATATCACATATGCGGCCGACTGGACCGAGTATCGCGGTCATGATCCGGCAGATGGATCCGGCGACTTCTTCTTCCACCTGGATCCGCTGTGGAGTTCCCCGTCGATCGATGCCGTTGCCATCGACAACTATATGAAATTGTCCGACTGGCGTGATGGCAGAACGCATCTTGATTTTCTGGATGGCACCAAGTCGATCTATTCCAAATCATATCTCGCCAGCAACGTCGAGGGCGGCGAGGATTATGACTGGTATTACGCCAGTCCGGCCGACCGCGATGCCCAGGTCCGCACACCGATTACGGACGGATCTGGAAAACCCTGGGTCTACCGCACCAAGGACTTTCGGAACTGGTGGCTCAATTCGCACTATGACAGGCCCGGCGGCGTTGAAAGTGGTGTGGCAACCGAGTGGGTGCCGCAATCCAAACCAGTGATGTTTACCGAATATGGCTTTCCCTCGGTCGACAAGGCTACCAACCAGCCGAATGTCTTTGTCGATCCAAAATCGTCGGAAAGCGCCTGGCCTTATTATTCGGTCCAGGAGCGGGATGACCTCATCCAGCGGCGGGGCATCCAGGCGCTTTTGGACTACTGGGATCCGGCTTCTGGCAACAATACGATCTCCGCTGTTTACGGCGCTCCCATGCTGGATCTTGAGCGGAGCCATCTCTGGACCTGGGATGCACGGCCCTATCCGTCGTTCCCGTATTATTTGAACGTCTGGTCGGACGGGAACAACTGGCCCTATGGCCATTGGGTGCAAGGCAAGTTCGGTGTTGTTGAGCTCGCCGATCTCATCAAGCACATCTGCGCCCAGGTCGGGTTTACCGCGGTTGACGTCTCGCTATTGGAAGCAACAGTCACCGGCTGGCTGCGGCCGGATCTGGCTTCGCCCCGTGACCAGATCGAGGTGCTGGCTCAGCTTTACCGCTTTGACGCGGTGGAAAGCGAAGGCCTGATCAAGTTCATCCCCCGCGGCCTGGCACCGGAGGATGAGATTGAAGCGAAAGATCTGGCCGCGCCTGACCGCCAAAACGCCGACTGGTCGATCACACGGGCTCAGGAGACTGACCTGCCGGTGCGGGCCATGCTCGTTTATTGGGATGCAGAGGGTGACTACCGCCAGACGAGCTCTGCTGCCGGACGGTTGGTGGCGTCGTCTGATCGGGTGACAAGGCTGTCGGCTCCCGCTGTCATCGATCCAGGCATCGCCGGCGGCATGATCGAGGACTGGCTCTACGGCGAGTGGGCAGGCCGGGAACAGGCCGGATTTGCACTGCCGCCATCGCTTATCCGGTTTGATCCGGCAGATGTGGTGTCAGTCGAGATTGCTGCTAGGGCCCGCGACATGCGGCTCAGCCGGATCGTTGATGGTGGCGCAAGGCACTGCGAGGCGGTTTCGGTAGAAACTTCACGTTATCGCCCGACACGGACGGATCCGCCGCCGCCGCCCGCACCGCCGCCACCGATCCCGACCTACGGCGATGCAGTCCTGGAGGTCCTGGACTTACCCGTCATTGAAGAGACCCAGATTGAGCACCGGCCGTGGCTGGCAAGTTTTGCTGATCCCTGGGCCGGTGTCACGGTGCTGGAAGGAAGCCGAATTGTCGGACAGGTGGTTGCTCAGGCAACATTGGGTATCACATCAACAGATCTCTATTCCGGAACACCGTACCGCTTTGACCGGGCCAACTCTGTTACCGTCAAACTCTCCCATGGCACACTTGCGTCCGCATCGGAAGAGACACTCTTGGCAGGTCCGGAGAACGCGCTGGCGATCCGGAACGGCGATGGTGACTGGGAGATCCTGCAGTTTGCCGAAGCGGAACTGGTTGCGCCGCAGACCTGGCAACTCTCCACTCTGCTGCGCGGCCGGCGCGGCACGGAACATGCGATGCGGGATCCGGTGCCAGCCGGCAGCCGCGTGGTTCTACTGGACGAGGCCCTGACACAAGTCGATGTGCCGCTGTCAGATCGCGGCATACCCCGGATTTGGGACTTTGGCCCGTCTCCGCTGCAGTCGACCGATCCCACGTTCAAAAGCCGTTCAAACAGCTTTGAAGCGGTGGCATTAAAACCGTTTGCGCCAGTGCATCTGCGTGGGCAGCGCGATCTAACCGGCAACCTGACCATCAGCTGGATCCGGCGCACACGGCGCAATGGAACATGGGCAAACGGCTCTGATGTGCCGCTTCATGAAGACAGCGAACGTTATGACCTCGAGATCCTGTCTGGATCCACAGTTGTCCGGACCATCACCGGACTGGCAGCACCCAGCCACACCTATACGGCTGCTGATCAAGCAGCGAACTTTGGTAGTGTCCAGGCTTCGGTTCAGGTTCGTGTCACACAAATCTCCGGCACGGTCGGCCGGGGCATTCCCACGGAGAAAAACCTATGA
- a CDS encoding DUF2163 domain-containing protein, with product MKSVPPPMQANLDSRATTHCRLWRVERRDGAVFGFTDHDRPLTLDSLTYEAASGFTATSIETSLGLGVDNLDVEGALSSSTFTEDDIVRGLWDDADIEVWLADWTDPSNRLLLRKGNIGEITRGPTAFLAELRGLAHRLGQTYGRQFDRTCSWELGDARCKVALAGWTFSGAVVEGFDLLSFTASGLDDKDDGLFRHGLLTWNSGGNSGRQMEIKRHSNALGTVTFELSLLMADSIETGDAFSVQAGCDKSFSTCKARFLNGANFGGFPHIPGNQVIIGYADKDDLNDGGSLFR from the coding sequence ATGAAATCGGTGCCACCGCCAATGCAAGCCAACCTGGACAGCCGCGCCACCACCCATTGCCGTCTCTGGCGTGTGGAACGGCGGGATGGTGCCGTCTTTGGTTTTACCGATCACGACCGCCCCCTGACACTTGATAGCCTGACCTATGAGGCCGCCTCCGGATTTACCGCCACCTCGATCGAAACCAGTCTGGGACTTGGCGTCGACAATCTGGACGTAGAAGGCGCCCTCTCCTCCTCAACCTTTACCGAAGACGATATCGTCCGCGGGCTTTGGGATGACGCAGACATCGAAGTCTGGCTAGCCGACTGGACCGATCCATCCAACCGGCTGTTGCTGCGCAAGGGAAACATCGGCGAGATCACACGGGGACCAACCGCTTTCCTGGCGGAGCTGCGCGGCCTGGCCCACCGGCTCGGGCAAACCTATGGCCGTCAATTCGACCGGACATGTTCCTGGGAACTTGGAGACGCACGCTGCAAAGTAGCGCTGGCCGGCTGGACCTTTTCCGGTGCGGTCGTCGAGGGTTTTGATCTTCTGAGCTTCACGGCCTCTGGACTGGATGACAAGGACGATGGGTTGTTCCGCCATGGTCTTTTGACATGGAACAGTGGTGGGAACAGCGGCCGTCAAATGGAGATCAAACGGCACTCCAATGCTTTGGGAACGGTCACCTTTGAACTCTCCTTGCTGATGGCCGACAGCATTGAAACAGGCGATGCATTTTCTGTTCAGGCCGGATGCGACAAGAGTTTTTCCACCTGCAAGGCCCGGTTTCTGAATGGCGCCAACTTCGGCGGTTTCCCGCATATTCCCGGCAATCAGGTGATCATTGGCTATGCCGACAAGGATGATCTGAACGATGGCGGGAGCCTGTTCAGATGA
- a CDS encoding ATP-binding protein — MKHEGMPEGAVAPNENGLGASGRPESGNQFGRHRFGGLSGKLLLLTILFVMVAEVFIYVPSIANFRNTWLMDRLTTAGVAASVLAETNTIAPRLQEELLKTTGAIAIALDQGSQRRLIAMSDVPAQIDFVVDMAKVTPWTSVLDSFAVLTYRGKGVMRAVAAGQMGHTERVDVVFPIALLQQDMLAFSGRILALSLVISGITATLVYITLQALFIRPLRRLTRSMEQFADNPEDVSRIITVSPRRDELGDAEIRLAAMEEALSRALHQKQRLADLGLAVSKINHDLRNLLASAQLFLERLEHVPDPTVNRLAPKILATLDRAVSYTQAVMAYGKAQERAPQRRLIALKRVGDDVADVLGLADHETVQFENKIAETLEVDADPEQIFRVLLNLTRNALQALEAEKDTTLVRRICLSAERRGSCVHIEVSDTGPGIPENTQRGLFKAFHSGAKTGGIGLGLAIVAELLKAHGGTIQLDCSQPGTCFRIELPDRNS, encoded by the coding sequence ATGAAGCATGAGGGCATGCCGGAAGGAGCCGTCGCTCCAAACGAGAATGGTTTAGGCGCCAGCGGGAGGCCGGAATCAGGCAACCAGTTTGGCCGGCACCGGTTTGGCGGCTTGTCCGGAAAACTTCTGCTTCTGACGATCCTGTTTGTCATGGTTGCCGAAGTTTTCATTTACGTGCCGTCGATCGCGAATTTCCGCAACACGTGGCTGATGGACCGCTTGACCACTGCTGGTGTGGCCGCGTCAGTGCTGGCGGAAACGAACACTATTGCGCCGCGGCTGCAAGAAGAACTGCTCAAGACAACGGGAGCAATTGCCATTGCGCTCGATCAAGGTTCTCAGCGCCGGTTGATTGCCATGAGCGACGTGCCGGCTCAAATCGACTTTGTTGTCGACATGGCAAAAGTCACGCCCTGGACGTCCGTTCTGGACAGTTTCGCTGTGCTTACCTACCGGGGGAAGGGCGTTATGCGGGCGGTGGCTGCTGGGCAGATGGGCCATACGGAACGGGTGGACGTGGTGTTCCCCATCGCGCTGCTTCAGCAGGATATGCTGGCTTTTTCGGGCCGGATTTTGGCGTTGTCACTGGTGATTTCGGGCATCACGGCAACGCTTGTCTATATCACATTGCAGGCCCTATTTATCCGGCCCTTGCGGCGGCTGACCCGCTCGATGGAGCAGTTCGCCGACAATCCCGAAGACGTCTCCCGCATCATCACAGTCTCGCCGCGCCGGGATGAATTGGGGGATGCAGAAATCCGTCTGGCAGCGATGGAAGAAGCCCTGTCGCGTGCGCTTCACCAAAAACAGCGCTTGGCTGATCTTGGTTTGGCCGTGTCGAAAATCAACCATGACCTGCGCAATCTTCTAGCCTCCGCGCAGTTGTTCTTGGAGCGCCTGGAACATGTGCCTGATCCGACAGTCAACCGGCTGGCGCCGAAGATCCTGGCAACGCTTGACCGGGCTGTCAGCTACACCCAGGCGGTTATGGCCTACGGCAAGGCGCAGGAGCGGGCGCCGCAGCGCCGGTTGATTGCTCTAAAACGTGTCGGCGATGATGTTGCCGATGTTTTGGGGCTGGCCGATCACGAGACCGTTCAGTTTGAAAACAAGATTGCTGAGACTTTGGAGGTGGATGCAGATCCAGAGCAAATCTTCCGGGTCTTGCTCAATCTGACACGCAACGCTCTGCAAGCATTGGAAGCGGAGAAAGATACCACTTTGGTGCGCCGGATTTGCCTGTCAGCGGAACGGCGCGGAAGTTGTGTACATATTGAGGTGTCTGATACCGGCCCGGGGATCCCGGAAAACACGCAAAGGGGGCTGTTCAAGGCGTTTCACAGCGGGGCCAAGACCGGTGGCATTGGTCTTGGGCTGGCAATCGTTGCAGAACTTCTGAAAGCCCACGGCGGCACCATCCAATTGGATTGCAGCCAGCCGGGCACCTGCTTCCGCATCGAGTTGCCGGACCGCAATTCCTGA
- a CDS encoding reverse transcriptase family protein translates to MRLSHKYIEKIALVAGSAEDLITALGNSCSPEEKAEIQRLVDAGLPPVTSSDALSVMTGFNPGFIWSLVSRPEKQYRVFKIPKGREERQIEAPRVALKLIQKWFSVHFENKWVAHSSVHGFVRGRSHISAAKSHLGAEWVASVDIRNFFPSTTASEVDNALRDLGYGDESIKLLKRLCCFGGRLSQGAPTSPILSNIALHRIDLDASNVAIELGAVYTRYADDIVFSGKGLPPPDVLEKLEKLFTGTCWQLSERKRHIAQLPGRLKVHGLLVHGDKVRLTKGYRNRVRAYKHLVSKGRINLDDRNRIGGHINYAKQIDEASD, encoded by the coding sequence ATGAGGCTCTCACACAAATATATTGAAAAAATTGCGCTTGTTGCTGGTAGCGCAGAAGATTTGATTACGGCCTTGGGAAATTCTTGCTCACCCGAAGAAAAGGCAGAGATCCAAAGGCTGGTAGATGCTGGTTTGCCCCCGGTTACGTCTAGCGATGCACTGTCAGTTATGACCGGATTTAACCCAGGATTTATTTGGTCGCTAGTTTCGCGTCCAGAAAAGCAATACCGTGTATTCAAAATACCCAAAGGCCGCGAAGAACGGCAAATCGAAGCCCCACGCGTAGCACTAAAACTTATCCAGAAATGGTTTTCGGTACACTTCGAGAATAAATGGGTCGCACATAGTTCCGTACATGGATTTGTTAGAGGACGGTCCCATATTTCGGCTGCAAAGTCCCATTTAGGCGCCGAGTGGGTGGCATCCGTCGATATTCGGAACTTTTTTCCATCTACAACAGCATCTGAAGTAGACAATGCCCTCCGTGACTTGGGGTATGGGGACGAAAGCATAAAGTTGTTGAAGCGCTTATGTTGCTTTGGAGGGAGGCTTTCTCAAGGCGCGCCAACTAGTCCTATACTATCCAACATAGCACTTCATCGTATCGATCTAGATGCTAGTAATGTCGCAATCGAATTAGGCGCTGTATATACGAGATATGCTGATGACATTGTTTTTTCTGGAAAAGGACTTCCACCGCCCGATGTCTTAGAAAAATTGGAAAAACTCTTCACTGGTACGTGTTGGCAGTTGTCCGAGCGAAAGAGGCATATTGCCCAACTACCTGGTCGCTTGAAAGTTCACGGTCTTCTTGTGCATGGCGATAAGGTACGACTCACGAAGGGATACCGCAACCGAGTTCGCGCATATAAGCATCTGGTGTCAAAGGGTCGGATCAATCTTGATGATCGCAACCGAATTGGTGGTCATATCAATTATGCAAAGCAGATAGACGAAGCGAGCGATTAG
- a CDS encoding DUF2793 domain-containing protein: MSTTARLNLPFIAASQAQKEITHNEALTVLDALSHLAALDRDLTAPPAVSDGDSYIVGIGGSGDWTGQDGKIAHYADGAWTFLEPFVGLIAFIADEGTLAVYTSSGWADYGALLSQVATLSRTPSGAESRMCTVEEELTGLSGVSVDTSIVIPNRAVVWCVSTRTTTAITGATSYDCGISGETSKFGGSLGIAEGSTNAGVIGPQAFYSDTNVRLTANGGSFTAGAVKVALHYLLPVVP, from the coding sequence ATGAGCACCACCGCACGCCTGAACCTACCATTCATTGCAGCCAGTCAGGCGCAGAAGGAGATCACCCACAATGAGGCGCTAACAGTCCTGGATGCCCTTTCCCATTTGGCGGCACTCGATCGGGATCTGACCGCACCGCCTGCAGTCAGCGACGGCGACAGTTATATTGTTGGAATTGGCGGTTCCGGGGACTGGACCGGCCAGGACGGCAAGATCGCCCACTACGCCGACGGCGCCTGGACATTCCTGGAGCCCTTTGTTGGGCTGATTGCGTTCATTGCCGATGAAGGAACATTGGCGGTCTATACCTCTTCCGGCTGGGCTGACTACGGCGCCCTTCTCTCGCAAGTGGCCACACTCTCACGAACCCCATCAGGTGCCGAAAGCCGGATGTGTACGGTGGAAGAAGAACTGACCGGCCTGAGTGGCGTGAGCGTTGACACCTCGATTGTCATTCCGAACCGGGCGGTCGTCTGGTGTGTGTCGACCCGGACAACAACGGCCATCACCGGGGCAACATCCTATGACTGCGGGATCTCTGGGGAGACCTCCAAGTTCGGCGGTTCGCTCGGGATTGCGGAAGGCTCCACCAATGCCGGGGTGATCGGGCCGCAGGCGTTTTATTCAGACACGAATGTCCGGCTGACTGCGAATGGAGGCAGCTTTACGGCTGGGGCTGTGAAAGTGGCGCTGCATTATCTGCTGCCGGTGGTGCCGTAG
- a CDS encoding DUF2460 domain-containing protein, which produces MADFDEIQFPEIVARGAQGGPERRTEIVELTSGFEERNTPWADSRRKYDVGSGIRHPDHLAAVVAFFEARSGRLRGFRFKDWSDHKSCLPSGNIAPTDQILGAGDGSTTLFQLSKAYSSGGRTWSRTISKPVDGTVVVAIDGTPQGSGWSTDLTTGEITFDVAPASGTITAGFEFDVPCRFDTDIIQTNLTNIRLGEIRAIPIVEVRV; this is translated from the coding sequence ATGGCCGACTTTGACGAGATCCAGTTTCCGGAAATTGTGGCCAGGGGCGCGCAAGGCGGCCCGGAGCGGCGCACGGAAATCGTTGAACTGACCTCCGGCTTTGAAGAACGCAACACGCCCTGGGCCGACAGCCGGCGCAAATATGATGTTGGATCCGGGATCCGCCACCCGGATCACCTTGCGGCCGTGGTCGCTTTCTTTGAAGCCAGGTCCGGCCGTCTCAGGGGTTTCCGCTTCAAGGATTGGTCCGACCATAAATCCTGTCTTCCGTCCGGCAACATCGCCCCAACGGACCAAATTCTCGGTGCCGGAGATGGATCGACCACCCTCTTCCAGCTCAGCAAGGCCTATTCATCCGGTGGGAGGACCTGGAGCCGGACGATCTCCAAGCCGGTTGATGGGACGGTGGTCGTGGCCATCGACGGCACACCGCAGGGTTCCGGCTGGTCCACGGACCTGACAACCGGTGAGATCACCTTCGACGTTGCTCCGGCCTCCGGAACGATCACAGCCGGATTTGAATTCGATGTGCCCTGCCGATTCGACACGGACATCATTCAGACCAACTTGACCAACATCCGCCTTGGCGAGATCCGCGCCATACCAATCGTGGAGGTGCGTGTATGA